One genomic segment of Sparus aurata chromosome 24, fSpaAur1.1, whole genome shotgun sequence includes these proteins:
- the tubgcp3 gene encoding gamma-tubulin complex component 3 isoform X1 → MATLDQKSPNVLLQSLCCRITGKSEAEVAHQFQYAVRVIGSNYAPTIERDEFLVSEKIKKELLKQRREADAALFSELHRKLQTQSVLKHRWSVLYLLLSLSEDPRKPSSRVGNYGALFAQALPRDAHSTPFYCTRPQSLALGYSERGAALSASVGTSGISSLGVYTLNGPTPTPQSLLAGQPPQSAAGGGQSLGSRLAWTLPVSCSPSTLALPNARPLGPPAPSTRVVHPRKDGEVSETALVRDILYVFQGIDGKFIKMSGPDNCYKIDSKVVLCKSLRDTSSRLAELGWLHNKVRKYTDARSLDRAFGLVGQSFCASLHQELKEYYRLLSVLHSQLQVEDDQGMNVCTEGSLTLRRLLVWMYDPKVRLKTLAALVDFCQGRKGGELASAVHSYGKTGDPQMRALVHHILSLVSHPILNFLYRWIYDGELEDTYHEFFVASDPNVKTDRLWHDKYSLRKSMIPTFITMDQARKVLLIGKSINFLHQVCHDRTPPGKITAASKSADTPKDAAELLSDLEGAFQEKIDAAYFDTSKYLLDVLNRNYLLLEHLQAMRRYLLLGQGDFIRHLMDLLKPELARPATTLYQHNLTGILETAVRATNAQFDNAEILKRLDVRLLEVSPGDTGWDVFSLDYHVDGPIATVFTRECMGHYLRVFNFLWRAKRMEYTLTDIWKGQMCNAKLLKTMPELSGVLHQCHILASEMVHFIHQMQYYITFEVLECSWDELWNKVQQAQDLDHIIAAHDVFLDTIISRCLLDSNSRSLLNQLRAIFDQIIEFQSAQDSLYRSALEELTLRLQYEEKKRQRDEEGQWAVTEEQEAEEKRRIQEFQDTIPKMCSQLRILTHFYQSIVQQFLVLLMTSSDESLRFLSFRLDFNEHYRAREPRLRASLGANRGRRLSNI, encoded by the exons CTGAAGTTGCCCACCAGTTTCAGTATGCAGTGCGAGTCATTGGCAGTAACTACGCTCCCACCATCGAACGCGACGAGTTCCTGGTGTCAGAGAAGATCAAGAAGGAAT TgctgaagcagaggagagaagcagACGCCGCTCTGTTCTCGGAGCTTCACAGAAAACTTCAGACGCAG AGCGTGCTGAAGCATCGCTGGTCCGTTCTCTACTTGCTGCTCAGCCTCTCTGAAGACCCCCGCAAACCGTCCAGCAGA GTTGGAAACTATGGGGCACTTTTTGCCCAGGCGCTCCCCAGGGACGCCCACTCCACCCCGTTCTACTGCACCCGGCCCCAGAGCCTGGCCCTGGGCTACAGCGAGAGGGGTGCAGCTCTGTCAGCCAGCGTGGGGACCAGCGGCATCTCCAGCCTGGGAGTCTACACCCTGAACGGACCCACGCCCACGCCGCAGTCGCTGCTGGCCGG TCAGCCCCCTCAGTCCGCAGCAGGAGGCGGGCAGTCTCTGGGCTCTCGGCTGGCTTGGACTCTTCCGGTCAGCTGCTCCCCCTCCACTCTGGCCCTGCCCAACGCTCGGCCGCTCGGACCCCCGGCTCCCTCCACCAGAGTGGTCCATCCTCGAAAAGACG GGGAGGTGAGCGAGACGGCGCTGGTGCGGGACATCCTCTACGTCTTTCAGGGAATCGACGGCAAGTTCATCAAGATGAGCGGCCCGGATAACTGTTACAAAATAGACAGCAAG GTGGTGCTGTGCAAGTCCCTGAGAGACACCAGCAGCAGACTGGCCGAGCTCGGCTGGCTCCACAACAAAGTCAGGAAGTACACCGACGCCAGGAGCCTCGACCGAGCCTTCGGACTGGTCGGACAG AGCTTCTGTGCCTCGCTCCACCAGGAGCTGAAGGAGTATTACAGGCTACTGTCGGTCCTCCACTCCCAG TTGCAGGTGGAGGATGATCAGGGTATGAACGTGTGCACAGAGGGTAGCCTGACCCTCAGGAGGCTTCTGGTCTGGATGTACGACCCCAAAGTCCGACTCAAAACGCTGGCGGCTCTCGTCGACTTCTGCCAAG GTCGCAAAGGAGGCGAGTTGGCTTCAGCGGTCCATTCTTACGGGAAAACTGGGGACCCGCAGATGAGGGCGCTCGTTCATCACATCCTCAGCCTGGTGTCACACCCCATCCTCAACTTCCTGTACAGGTGGATCTACGACGGAGAGCTAGAGGATACCTACCACGAG TTCTTCGTAGCATCAGACCCCAATGTGAAGACGGATCGCCTGTGGCATGACAAGTACTCCCTCAGGAAGTCAATGATCCCCACGTTCATCACCATGGACCAGGCCCGCAAG GTTCTGCTGATTGGTAAGTCCATCAACTTCCTGCATCAGGTCTGTCATGACAGAACGCCGCCAGGCAAAATCACGGCAGCGTCCAAGTCTGCGGACACGCCCAAAGACG CTGCGGAGCTGCTGTCCGACCTGGAGGGGGCGTTCCAGGAGAAGATCGACGCCGCCTACTTCGACACCAGCAAATACCTGTTGGACGTCCTCAACCGCAACTACCTGCTGCTGGAGCACCTGCAGGCCATGAGGAGATACCTGCTGCTGGGCCAAGGAGACTTCATCAGACACCTCATGGACCTGCTGAA ACCGGAGTTGGCTCGTCCCGCCACCACTTTGTACCAACACAACCTGACCGGTATCTTAGAGACGGCGGTCAGAGCCACAAACGCCCAGTTTGACAACGCAGAGATCCTCAAGAGGCTGGATGTGCGCCTGCTAGAG GTGTCTCCTGGGGACACAGGCTGGGATGTTTTCAGTCTGGACTACCACGTTGATGGACCCATTGCGACG gtGTTTACAAGGGAGTGTATGGGCCACTACCTGCGGGTGTTTAATTTCCTGTGGCGGGCCAAGAGGATGGAgtacacactgactgacatctGGAAGGGACAGATGTGTAATGCCAAACTGCTCAAAACCATGCCtg AGTTGTCCGGCGTTCTGCATCAGTGTCACATCCTGGCCTCCGAGATGGTCCATTTCATCCACCAGATGCAGTACTACATCACCTTCGAG gtGCTGGAGTGCTCCTGGGACGAGCTGTGGAACAAAGTGCAGCAGGCCCAGGACCTCGACCACATCATCGCTGCGCACGACGTCTTCCTGGACACCATCATCTCCCGATGTCTGCTAGACAGCAACAGcagg TCTCTTTTGAACCAGCTGAGGGCCATCTTCGACCAGATCATCGAGTTCCAGAGCGCCCAGGACTCCCTGTATCGCTCGGCACTGGAGGAGCTCACTCTCCGACTGCAGTACGAAGAGAAGAAGCGACAAAGAGATGAGGAG GGTCAGTGGGCAGTGACAGaggaacaggaagcagaggagaagaggaggattcAGGAGTTCCAGGACACCATACCAAAGATGTGCTCCCAGCTCCGCATCCTCACACACTTCTACCAG AGCATCGTCCAGCAGTTCTTGGTTTTGCTGATGACCAGTTCAGACGAGAGCCTGCGCTTCCTCAGCTTCAGACTGGACTTCAATGAACACTACAG AGCAAGAGAGCCGAGGCTGCGCGCCTCGCTGGGCGCAAACCGCGGGCGACGACTGTCGAATATCTGA
- the tubgcp3 gene encoding gamma-tubulin complex component 3 isoform X2 — MATLDQKSPNVLLQSLCCRITGKSEAEVAHQFQYAVRVIGSNYAPTIERDEFLVSEKIKKELLKQRREADAALFSELHRKLQTQSVLKHRWSVLYLLLSLSEDPRKPSSRVGNYGALFAQALPRDAHSTPFYCTRPQSLALGYSERGAALSASVGTSGISSLGVYTLNGPTPTPQSLLAGQPPQSAAGGGQSLGSRLAWTLPVSCSPSTLALPNARPLGPPAPSTRVVHPRKDGEVSETALVRDILYVFQGIDGKFIKMSGPDNCYKIDSKVVLCKSLRDTSSRLAELGWLHNKVRKYTDARSLDRAFGLVGQSFCASLHQELKEYYRLLSVLHSQVEDDQGMNVCTEGSLTLRRLLVWMYDPKVRLKTLAALVDFCQGRKGGELASAVHSYGKTGDPQMRALVHHILSLVSHPILNFLYRWIYDGELEDTYHEFFVASDPNVKTDRLWHDKYSLRKSMIPTFITMDQARKVLLIGKSINFLHQVCHDRTPPGKITAASKSADTPKDAAELLSDLEGAFQEKIDAAYFDTSKYLLDVLNRNYLLLEHLQAMRRYLLLGQGDFIRHLMDLLKPELARPATTLYQHNLTGILETAVRATNAQFDNAEILKRLDVRLLEVSPGDTGWDVFSLDYHVDGPIATVFTRECMGHYLRVFNFLWRAKRMEYTLTDIWKGQMCNAKLLKTMPELSGVLHQCHILASEMVHFIHQMQYYITFEVLECSWDELWNKVQQAQDLDHIIAAHDVFLDTIISRCLLDSNSRSLLNQLRAIFDQIIEFQSAQDSLYRSALEELTLRLQYEEKKRQRDEEGQWAVTEEQEAEEKRRIQEFQDTIPKMCSQLRILTHFYQSIVQQFLVLLMTSSDESLRFLSFRLDFNEHYRAREPRLRASLGANRGRRLSNI, encoded by the exons CTGAAGTTGCCCACCAGTTTCAGTATGCAGTGCGAGTCATTGGCAGTAACTACGCTCCCACCATCGAACGCGACGAGTTCCTGGTGTCAGAGAAGATCAAGAAGGAAT TgctgaagcagaggagagaagcagACGCCGCTCTGTTCTCGGAGCTTCACAGAAAACTTCAGACGCAG AGCGTGCTGAAGCATCGCTGGTCCGTTCTCTACTTGCTGCTCAGCCTCTCTGAAGACCCCCGCAAACCGTCCAGCAGA GTTGGAAACTATGGGGCACTTTTTGCCCAGGCGCTCCCCAGGGACGCCCACTCCACCCCGTTCTACTGCACCCGGCCCCAGAGCCTGGCCCTGGGCTACAGCGAGAGGGGTGCAGCTCTGTCAGCCAGCGTGGGGACCAGCGGCATCTCCAGCCTGGGAGTCTACACCCTGAACGGACCCACGCCCACGCCGCAGTCGCTGCTGGCCGG TCAGCCCCCTCAGTCCGCAGCAGGAGGCGGGCAGTCTCTGGGCTCTCGGCTGGCTTGGACTCTTCCGGTCAGCTGCTCCCCCTCCACTCTGGCCCTGCCCAACGCTCGGCCGCTCGGACCCCCGGCTCCCTCCACCAGAGTGGTCCATCCTCGAAAAGACG GGGAGGTGAGCGAGACGGCGCTGGTGCGGGACATCCTCTACGTCTTTCAGGGAATCGACGGCAAGTTCATCAAGATGAGCGGCCCGGATAACTGTTACAAAATAGACAGCAAG GTGGTGCTGTGCAAGTCCCTGAGAGACACCAGCAGCAGACTGGCCGAGCTCGGCTGGCTCCACAACAAAGTCAGGAAGTACACCGACGCCAGGAGCCTCGACCGAGCCTTCGGACTGGTCGGACAG AGCTTCTGTGCCTCGCTCCACCAGGAGCTGAAGGAGTATTACAGGCTACTGTCGGTCCTCCACTCCCAG GTGGAGGATGATCAGGGTATGAACGTGTGCACAGAGGGTAGCCTGACCCTCAGGAGGCTTCTGGTCTGGATGTACGACCCCAAAGTCCGACTCAAAACGCTGGCGGCTCTCGTCGACTTCTGCCAAG GTCGCAAAGGAGGCGAGTTGGCTTCAGCGGTCCATTCTTACGGGAAAACTGGGGACCCGCAGATGAGGGCGCTCGTTCATCACATCCTCAGCCTGGTGTCACACCCCATCCTCAACTTCCTGTACAGGTGGATCTACGACGGAGAGCTAGAGGATACCTACCACGAG TTCTTCGTAGCATCAGACCCCAATGTGAAGACGGATCGCCTGTGGCATGACAAGTACTCCCTCAGGAAGTCAATGATCCCCACGTTCATCACCATGGACCAGGCCCGCAAG GTTCTGCTGATTGGTAAGTCCATCAACTTCCTGCATCAGGTCTGTCATGACAGAACGCCGCCAGGCAAAATCACGGCAGCGTCCAAGTCTGCGGACACGCCCAAAGACG CTGCGGAGCTGCTGTCCGACCTGGAGGGGGCGTTCCAGGAGAAGATCGACGCCGCCTACTTCGACACCAGCAAATACCTGTTGGACGTCCTCAACCGCAACTACCTGCTGCTGGAGCACCTGCAGGCCATGAGGAGATACCTGCTGCTGGGCCAAGGAGACTTCATCAGACACCTCATGGACCTGCTGAA ACCGGAGTTGGCTCGTCCCGCCACCACTTTGTACCAACACAACCTGACCGGTATCTTAGAGACGGCGGTCAGAGCCACAAACGCCCAGTTTGACAACGCAGAGATCCTCAAGAGGCTGGATGTGCGCCTGCTAGAG GTGTCTCCTGGGGACACAGGCTGGGATGTTTTCAGTCTGGACTACCACGTTGATGGACCCATTGCGACG gtGTTTACAAGGGAGTGTATGGGCCACTACCTGCGGGTGTTTAATTTCCTGTGGCGGGCCAAGAGGATGGAgtacacactgactgacatctGGAAGGGACAGATGTGTAATGCCAAACTGCTCAAAACCATGCCtg AGTTGTCCGGCGTTCTGCATCAGTGTCACATCCTGGCCTCCGAGATGGTCCATTTCATCCACCAGATGCAGTACTACATCACCTTCGAG gtGCTGGAGTGCTCCTGGGACGAGCTGTGGAACAAAGTGCAGCAGGCCCAGGACCTCGACCACATCATCGCTGCGCACGACGTCTTCCTGGACACCATCATCTCCCGATGTCTGCTAGACAGCAACAGcagg TCTCTTTTGAACCAGCTGAGGGCCATCTTCGACCAGATCATCGAGTTCCAGAGCGCCCAGGACTCCCTGTATCGCTCGGCACTGGAGGAGCTCACTCTCCGACTGCAGTACGAAGAGAAGAAGCGACAAAGAGATGAGGAG GGTCAGTGGGCAGTGACAGaggaacaggaagcagaggagaagaggaggattcAGGAGTTCCAGGACACCATACCAAAGATGTGCTCCCAGCTCCGCATCCTCACACACTTCTACCAG AGCATCGTCCAGCAGTTCTTGGTTTTGCTGATGACCAGTTCAGACGAGAGCCTGCGCTTCCTCAGCTTCAGACTGGACTTCAATGAACACTACAG AGCAAGAGAGCCGAGGCTGCGCGCCTCGCTGGGCGCAAACCGCGGGCGACGACTGTCGAATATCTGA